AGTtcctcagcagctccctcagcattGCTGGCTGCAACACAATGACTGATGGAAACCCAGATGCACAGAACAGAGTCCCAGTCTTCACAAGGCACAAACAAACCACAGCACGCGAGTTACACCACAAAATGGCCTCAGTGATGACATTGCAAATCTCCAGGGCTGTGGTTGTTTATTCAGCCTTCCTTGACAAACACTGAACAATCAAATCCTCCCAAATACCAACTCCTGACAAAAAGCTGCCTCCAAGGTCAGATAGACATGGCCTCGAGAGCAGGACATGGAATTGCAGAACTGCATGAAGgaaaacactccccacctcatGACTCACCAGGCTGGGCCAGCCAAGACCTGATGCCTCAAAATTGCCCCAAGGCCATGGGACAAGGCTGTCCCACCCATCCAGGACCAGCATAAAAGCCATCCAAGAGCCTCTCTCCCTCACACACTTCTCCAGACTCCATCTGCTCCTGCTTCTTCCAAGAACCAGGTGAGCCTCAATCCCCTGACCCTCCTGCCTCCTGCATCCCTGGCCCCTCCCTTCCAGCACGCtcagccccagcctctgcagccttcatgcctccccacagccccacaacagctTCCACACTCCATCACTGCCCCCTGCAACCCTCACCCCCACCCTGCATTACCTCCTGCTTTTTCAGACACCCTCCACATCACACCCATGGCCTGCTACAACCGCTGCAGTCCCTGCGGACCCACCCCgctggccaacagctgcaacgagccctgtgccctgcaatgccaggatTCCCGAGTTGTTATCCAGCCTTCTCCCGTGCTGgtcaccctgccaggacccatcatgacctccttcccccagaacaccgCCGTCGGATCCACCTCCTCGGCTGCCGTGGGCACTGAGCTcagtgtgcagggacagcccatctctGGCGGATTTGGTGGCTTTGGCTACGGCCTTGGCTATGGCCGTGGATTTGGCTATGGGCTGGGAGGCCTGGGCTGCTATGGCAGAAGGGGCTATGGCAACATCTGCTAAGGGCCCTCAGCACCACCCCTGACACCACCAGCTCTGGGTCTGGCCACAGCTCCTGCAAGCAAAGCACCTCGGCTGATGGTTGCCCTGCTTGCAGCTCACTCTGGATCCCTTCCATTTCATTTTCTTGTCTCTTTGTTCTTTTGCCTCAATAAAGTTTTTCTGCAGCAAAACCTGAGATGTCTCCTCTTCCTTTTTGAATCCCAGTGGTCTCACACCCTCACCCAGCACAGTGCCAGGGTTCAGCAGGACTTTGGTGACAGGAAAAGGGGCACAAGATTTTTCTCTAGGAAATACGTCAGCAATATTTAACAGAGCCATCGCCTCCAGTAACAAACAAGACCTGCACAAGAAGCAGGGAAAGGGGGAACCTTCAAAATATTTTACAATCTAAACACTTTCTATACCAAAGGCTTTGACACATTAATGCTCTTCTGCCAAACTTTCTTTCTGCCAGCACACAAACTCTCTTCCCAGCAGGACCCCCAAGCCCTCTGAACAAACACTCATAAAATTTTTCACTTGGGCAGGAGCTCTGGAGTGCAAGCGCTTCATTCCCTGCAGCTCACGCAGGCCCAGCGGGAGCAGAGTTTCCCAGCACCATGGACAGTTCATGTTTTGATTTCCCAGCCGTCTCCACCTCCTCTTCCCCTCCGTGACCAACCTCGCACTGAAAAACCCGTGCTTTTCCCACAGAATTCCAtgtttgtgacagtgttcacaggggtcttaggatgatggaagagatgaggatctgactccatgtttcagaaggcttgatttatttttttattatatatattatattaaaactatactgaaagaatagaagaaaggatttcatcagaaggctggctaagaatagaaaaagaaagaataataacaaaggtttgtgtctcggactttctgtctgagccagctgactgtgattggccattaattagaaacatccaacatggaccaatcacagatccacctgttgcattctacagcagcagataaccattgtttacattttgttcctgaggcctcccagcttctcatgaggaaaaatcctcaggaaaggatttttcataaaagatgtctgtgacacatgtTTTCTCTTTTCCCGTTTCCCTCTTGTCCTCCACGTGTGCCCTGCAGAGAACAGCAGAGCTCCCTCAGCTTCATCCTCTGCCCTCAGAGATTTGCACACACGGATGGCTGGGAGTCTcagctctcagcctctcctctagGAAAAATCCTCCTTTAGAGCATTTCTGGCTCTGAAATGGTTTTGATTCACTAAATTGACTTCATTTTCACACTGGGGTGGCCAGGACTGCCCACAACCCTTCACATGTGACCCCATCAGTGATAAACAGACAGCAAAAGTCACCTCTCCCTGCTTGGTCAGCATTCCAGATCCTGGACACTTGAGGTCCCTGCTCCCAAAATGCTACAGGGACATCTCCTGGTCCATTTCTCCTCCACCACAACCACAAAGGCTTTTCTGGAGAAGAAAACAATTGTTCCAACTGAGACTCGGACCTTTTATCCCATTTGGGATGACTCCCCTCACCAAGAATCAGGGCTTGGCTCCTGTCcttgctgagctccagcagatgCCCAGGACCACTCAGGTTTTCAGTGTTGGCCAAAAAGGATCCAATTTTTGGATCCTGGGGATTTGCTGCCATCTGGACTTTGGGACACTAACCACAAGCCTCAGGGCCATGCCCTTCAGAGCCTTCTCAGGCCACTGAGCTCGCCTCCAACAACCCTGGGCAAACTCCAAAACCTCATTCTGACCACCAGATACTGACCAGAGAAGTGTCCTCACACCTCAGCCCAAGTTGGGACCCAAAATGCCCTGGATATCAAAACTCTGAAATCAAGAGGGGCAATGGAAGAGCACAACCAACATCAAAGACAAGGTTTAATGTCAGAGTTTCCAGACTGGGGAAATGCAGAGAAAGAGGGAATGTGATGGAAGGGGCATcactgtgggaacccagaacgtTCCTCTGGCAgcccaggatggccaggacccctgccagggggctcagaagccctggcagggagcccaaaacacctttggttttgattatgacctgtggagcaaattaccaaccttatatgaagaccaGCAATCCACAAGAGTttcagtagaatgatagtgaagttatcagggagtgaaaaagtagattttggggtttctggtatgagggttcaggaggcaggatggagggaactgggcatgtccagcctttctccttcttcttcttcttggcctccatcttctgctgtgatgttggcacttagagattggtttagagtaggagctcactgtctaacataggtgataggtattggaaagtaattgtaaatattgtatatggAGTTTTTAGTATAAAGGCATAacataaagacataacaccacctcAGGGgtaggcagagtgcctggaactaccCTCTTGGGcagaccttggcagggcaggagaaaattttttatcaataagatacaataaacaaccttgagaccgagaaccgaagagccctgactccttcttcaagcgccaagctgggaaaagagactttcgaacttttcttggggtcactctgataaACCAGAGATCCCGACACAGCACCAGATACTTGGAACAGCTGCAAAGCTCAGCCCGGCCTGACAAGGctgagagaaactggggacaACTCTTTACAACACACCCACAAAGCCACAGCACACCAGGGCCACGGGATGACCTAAATGATGACACCACAGCTCTCCAAAACCCTGGTCACGTCTTCGGCCTGCCCAGGCAAGAACCATCAGCAGCAGGATTTGGTCACTGTAATTTGCAATTAATTAAAAGCTGTCACCAAGGTCAGGTGGGCATGGCCTCAAGAGAGGGACGTGGAATCACATAATTGACAAAGACACGCCGGAaccaggagaggggaggggaaggaCCACACTGGTTGTCTGTTAGTAATTAGTAGGTTTTGCTCAGAGGGACACGATGTTAACATTTATAGAACAAAAGTTATGAAACCTCGTGGCTTGAATGAGGAATGAGAGAATCGAGGTCACAGCCCTGGCAAAAAGGGATcaggtttgttgtttgtttactGGATTTCTAAACCAGGTCAAGGAATGCACTTTAAATGACAGTGAATGCTGTCTTGtaaatttgaaaaatacaaaTGGAAGCAAACATTGGAACATCTCAGCCTGACTGTGCTCTCGTTTTCCAGATTGTCTCTCGATCTCACTCAAGACACAAGGCCAGGAAATCTCTTTCATCCATCACAAGGAACTTCCAGGCACCAGGACCTTGCCAAGCTGTTCCAGAGTGACCTGCCCAGGAGCTCCTCAAAGCTCCCTCAGCATTCCTGGATGGACGCAATGACAGATGGACATCCAGCGGCACAGAACAGAGTCCCAGTCTTCACAAGGCACCCCCAAACCACAGCACACAAGTGCCACAAAATGATCTCACTGATGACATCGCAGATCTTCGGGGCCCTGGTTGCTTATTAAGCCCTCGCTGAAACACATTGAACAATCACATCCACCCAAATACCAAATTATTAATGTTCCTGCCAAGGTCAAATGTACACAGCAACAAGAGCTGGACACGGAACTGCAAAATTGTGGGAGGGAAAACATTCCCCACCTCATTAATCACTAGTAAC
The sequence above is drawn from the Melospiza melodia melodia isolate bMelMel2 chromosome 1, bMelMel2.pri, whole genome shotgun sequence genome and encodes:
- the LOC134417356 gene encoding feather keratin 2-like, whose amino-acid sequence is MTDDKGHGTRLSHPSRTSIKAIQEPLSLTHFSRLHLLLLLPNTLHITPMACYNRCSPCGPTPLANSCNEPCALQCQDSRVVIQPSPVLVTLPGPIMTSFPQNTAVGSTSSAAVGTELSVQGQPISGGFGGFGYGLGYGRGFGYGLGGLGCYGRRGYGNIC